GCACTGCCGCTTGAGCGCCGTTGCCTCCGGAAACACCGACGAGGGGTCGACCGGATCGATCAGGTAGATCGCGCCATCCAGGGTGCGATCCGGACCCATGCCGACGACTTCGGCCACCAGCTTCATCAGGCCGCCCTGGCGTCCGTAAGGATAGCGCTGCAGGCCCGCGTAGCTGGCCAGGAAGCCGTGCCGCTCGATCGCGTCGTGGGTACGCCCGACCGCATGCAGCGACACGCCCAGCTCGCGCAGGCCCGGCTCGCTGGCGCGCAGCCAGCGGAACAACGCAGCACGCGCATCATGGTGGTGCAGGCGGTTGGCGGCCAGGCCGATACGCATCACAGGCTCCCTGAACTGTCAGAAGCGGCAGTGTATGTCGCTATCGGCATCACCGGAGCATTTTGCAATTTTCCTCATTGTCGTCACCGGCCGCGTCGCTAGCGTGGCAGGTGGCCGCTGATCCGTGCAGCCGTGTGTCCGGCCTGCGGCCTGAGGAGTGCTTTGTGAGTGTCGCTGGTTGTCCTGATGCCGCCGCTGCGCGCCGCCACTGGCGTTCCGGCGGCGTCCTGCTGGCCTTGCTGGCGGCACTGCCCGTGCGCGCCGATGACTGCGGCGGTCCGCTGCGGCTGGTGCATGCCGCCGACCCCTCACCGGCAACCCGCGGCCCGCCGGGGCCGGTGCACGCGGGCGTTGCCGCCGTGCTGGCCGCGCTGCATGCCCAGGAGGTACCGCTGCAGGTGCAGGCGGTACCCGCCGACCGGCTGGCCGAGGGACATCTTCCGCCGGGCACCGAGGCCGTGCTGGGCTGGTCACGCCAGCAGCTGCCGCCGCAGTGGCCGATCAGTACCACCTACCTGGATATACCGCAGGTGATCGTGCGGCGCCGCGACGACCCTCCGATCCTCGATCTGGGCGGGCTGCGCGGGCAGAGCGTGGCCAGTCCCGATCCGGCGACGCTGGCGCCGCTGCTCGCACGCCAGGCGCCCGGCGCGCTGCTGCTGCCACCGACGCCGCTGGAGACGGCCTTGCGCCTGCTGGTGGCCGCGCAGGTGGATGCCGTGGTGGCCAACCTGGTCGACGTCGACCATCTGCTGCGCCAGGGCCATGAGCCGTCGCTGCAGGTGGCCGCGCCGGCCGGTTTCGACGACACCCTGGTGCTGGCCACGACGCCGGCCTGCTCGCGCTGGCTGGCCATCATCAACTCGCATCTGGCCGCTGCACCCAGCGTGCGCGCCACAGCGCTGGCTGCGCGGGAAGACGCGGCGCCAGTGCAGGCGGCCGTACCCGCTCCGCCGTGGCTGCGCTGGTTGGCTGCCGCGGTGCTGGCCCTGCTCGGGCTGGGCCTGGTGCATGCCCTCGGGTACTGGCGGCTGCACCGCGAGACACAGCGCCGCCGCGGCCTGCAGCAGCGCCTGCAGGAGGTCAGCGCTGGCCTGCCGGCGGTGGTCTATCGGGCACGGCGCAGCTGCCGTGGCGAATACAGCGTGCCGTATATCGCCGGCGATGTGCATGCGCTGTTCGGCATGAGCGTGGACGCCGCACGCGTCGACCATCGCCGGTTGCTGGCCGCGGTGCATCCGGACGACCGCGGGCCGGTGATGGCCCATGTCGATGCGGCGGCACTGGTGCGCGGACCGATCGATGTCACCTTCCGCAGTCGCGGGCGGATGGGCTGGCGCTGGGTGCGCTCGCACGGGCGGCCGGTGGCCTGCAGTGATGGCGATGGCAGTGGCGTCGAGTGGAGCGGCTACTGGATGGACGTGACCGAGGCGCAGATGCGCGCGAGCGCCTTGAACGCTTCGCGGCGCGAGGCCGAACAGGCAGTCGTGGCCAAGGCGCATTTCCTGGCCAGCATGAGTGAACAGATCGGTGCACCGATGAACACCGTGGTGGGCATGCTGAATGACCTGGCCGGAACCGCGCTGGACCCGCGCCAGCGGCAGCTGCTGGCCACCCTCGAGGAGGCGGCCATCATGCTGCGGCAGATCCTCGACGACGTGCTGGACAGCGAACGGCAGCAGGCGGGTGAGCCGCCCTGCCAGGCGGCGCCGACCGACCTGCCTGCCCTGCTGCGCGGCGTGCAGCGCCTGCTGGCGCCGCTGGCGGCCAGCAAGGGCCTGCATCTGCAGTGTGTGCTGGACCCCGCGCTGCAGGCGGGTACGCTGGTCGACGGCCTGCGCCTGCGGCAGATCCTGTTCAACCTGGCCGGCAATGCGCTCAAGTTCACCTCGCACGGCGGGGTGGAACTGCGCCTGCAGGTGCAGCGCCAGGACGCCGCCGGCCAGCACGTGCGGCTGCAGGTGGCCGACACGGGGGTGGGTATCAGCCCGGCGCGGCAGCGGGCGGTGTTCGCGCCCTATACCCAGGCCGAAGCCTCCATCACCCGCCGTTTCGGTGGCAGCGGCCTGGGCCTGGCCATCTGCCGCGAACTGGCCGCCGCACTGGGCGGCGACCTGCAGCTGCACAGCATTCCCGGCAAAGGCACCACCGTCAGCCTGGCGCTGTACCTGCCAGCGTGCGACGCCCCTCCCGCGTCGGCGGCGCAGGCGGTATCGCCGCCGGTGGAGGCCGGTTCAGTGGGCCAATAGGCGCACAATGCTGGCCGCGGCGTCGCGGCCTTCGGCCACCGCAGTCACCACCAGATCCGCGCCGCGCACCGCATCGCCACCGGCAAACAGGCGCGGGTGGGCGGTCTGGTAGGGCAGGCGGTCCTTGCCGCCAGCGACGATGCGGCCGTTGGACTGGCCTTCCACGCCGTGCTCGGACAGCCACGCCGGCAGGGTCGGCGAGAAGCCGAACGCGATGATCACCACGTCTGCTTCCAGCAGCGATTCGCTGCCTTCGATCGGCACCGCGTTCTGGCGGCCATTGGCATCGGGTTCGCCCAGGCGGGTCTCGACCACGGTCACGCCGATCACTTCGTCATCGGCACCGGCCTCGATGGACAGCGGCTGGCGGTTGAACAGGAAACGCACGCCTTCTTCGCGTGCATTGGCCACCTCGCGCGCGCTGCCGGGCATGTTGGCCTCGTCGCGGCGGTAGGCGCAGGTGACCTTGGCTGCGCCCAGGCGCACGGCGCTGCGCACACAGTCCATGCCGGTGTCACCGCCGCCCAGCACGACCACGCGCTTGCCGTTGAGGTCGGGCAGGGCGATGGTGTCTTCCCAGCCGGCGATCGGCCGGCCCTTCGGATCATCACCGCTGACGATGCGGCTGTTCTGCACCAGGAACGGCAGCGCCGGCAGCACGCCCTTCAGATCCTGGCCGTCCAGGCCGCCATCGGTGTAACGGTAGGCGCCGGTACCGACGAACACGGCGTCGTGGCTGTCCAGCAGCTGCTGCACGCTGACATCGCGGCCGATCTCCACGCCCAGGCGGAACTGCACGCCCATGCCCTCCAGCACTTCGCGACGGCGGTGGATCACATCCTTGTCGAGCTTGAAGCTGGGAATGCCGAACTGCAGCAGGCCACCAATCTGTTCGTAGCGGTCATAGACCACGGCGGTGATGCCGGCACGCGCCAGCCGGTCGGCGCAGGCCAGGCCGGCCGGGCCGGCACCGATCACCGCCACGCTCTGGCCGGTGGGCTGCACCGCGTCCAGATCCGGGCGCCAGCCCGTGGCCAGCGCGGTATCGACGATGTATTTCTCCACCGCACCGATGGTCACCGCGCCGAATTCCTCCAGCGTGCAGCTGCCTTCGCACAGGCGGTCCTGCGGGCACACGCGGCCGCACACTTCCGGCAACGGGTTGGTGCTGTGGCACAGCGTGGCCGCTTCGTGGATGCGGTTTTCCTGCACCAGCTGCAGCCACTGCGGAATGGCGTTGTGCACCGGACACTTCCAGCTGCAGTACGGGTTGCCGCAGTCCAGGCAGCGGCCAGCCTGGTACTGGGCATCTTCCTTGCCGAACTTGCCGTACAGCTCACCCCAGTCGCCGGAGGTGCGCAGTTCGACCGGGATGCGTTGCGGCATGGTCCGGGGCAGATCGAGGAACTGGAATGCGTGCTTGCGGCTCATGGCTGGCTCTATGGTTTTTTTGCGGTTGCCGGCCAGCGGCCGGCACTACGTGATCCTGGGGTGCCGGCCAGCGGCCGGCACTACCGTTACGCGGCGCGTCGCAGGGTTTCGGTCAGCGACTCGATGCTGGCGGCCTTGGGTTTGACCAGCCAGAACTTGCCGATGTAATCGCGGAACTCATCGAGGATCTGCTGCGCCCAGATACTGCCGGTCAGCTCGCGGTGGCGGCCGATCAGGCGGTGCAGGTGCTGGCGGTAGTTCTCGAAGCCCTCGGCCGACACCCGGTGGATGTCGATCAGTTCGTGGTTGTAGCGGTCGACGAAATCGCGGTCCACATCCAGCACGTAGGCCAGGCCACCGGTGAAACCAGCACCGAAGTTCAGGCCGACCTTGCCCAGCACCAGCACCACGCCGTCGGTCATGTATTCGCAGCAGTGGTCACCGGCACCTTCCACCACCGCCAGCGCGCCGGAATTGCGCACCGCGAAGCGCTCGCCGGCACGCCCGGCGGCAAACAGCTCGCCCCCGGTGGCGCCGTACAGGCAGGTGTTGCCGATGATGGCCGTGCTGCGGGCTTCAAAGCGGGCGCCACGCGGCGGGCGCACCACCAGGCGGCCGCCGGCCATGCCCTTGCCCACGTAATCGTTGGCTTCGCCTTCCACTTCCAGGTGCAGGCCACCGACGTTGAAGGCGCCGAAGCTCTGCCCGGCACTGCCACGGAAGCGCAGTTCCAGCGGTGCCTCGGCCATGCCCTGGTTGCCGTGCGCGCGGGCCACCGCGCCGGCCAGGCGGGTGCCGATGCTGCGGTCGGTGTTGTGGATCAGGAAGCGGTGTTCGCCGCCGCGCTTGTGCTCGATGGCCGGTGCCAGCAGGCCGTCCATCTGCGTGGCCAGGCTGTCCGGCGATTCGTACAGGCGCTGCGCGGCGCAGTGGCTGCCTTCGTAACGGGCGTCGGCCAGCAGGCGCGACAGGTCCACGCGCACGCCGTCACGCGGCGCGGCCTCGATCTGCCGCAGCAGGTCGGTGCGGCCGACGATCTCTTCCAGCGAACGCGCACCCAGGTAGGACAGCCAGCCACGCACTTCCTCGGCCAGCAGGCGGAAGAAATTCTCCACGCGCTCGGGCTGGCCGGTGAAGTGGTTCTCGCGCAGGCGGTCATCCTGGGTGGCCACGCCGGTGGCGCAGTTGTTGAGGTGGCAGATGCGCAGGTACTTGCAGCCCAGCACGATCATCGGCGCGGTGCCGAAGCCGAAGCTGTCCGCGCCCAGCAGCGCGGCCTTGACCACGTCCAGGCCGGTCTTCAGGCCGCCGTCGGTCTGCAGCAGGGTGCGCCCGCGCAGGTCGTTGGCCAGCAGCGCCTGGTGCGCTTCGGCCACGCCCAGTTCCCACGGCACGCCGGCATAGCGGATGGAGCTGACCGGCGAAGCGCCGGTACCGCCGTCATGGCCGGAAATGGTGATCAGGTCCGCACCGGCCTTGACCACGCCCGCGGCAATCGTGCCCACGCCGGCATGGCTGACCAGCTTCACCGACACCAGCGCGGTCGGGTTGACCTGCTTGAGGTCGTAGATCAGCTGGGCCAGGTCTTCGATGGAATAGATGTCGTGGTGCGGCGGCGGCGAGATCAGGCCGATGCCGGGCTTGGCGTAACGCAGGCGGGCGATCAGTTCATTGACCTTGTGGCCGGGCAGCTGGCCGCCTTCGCCGGGCTTGGCGCCCTGGGCGACCTTGATCTGCAGCACCTCGGCATTGACCAGGTATTCGGCGGTGACGCCGAAGCGGCCGGAGGCCACCTGCTTGATCTTGCTGCGGCGCTGCGTGCCGTAGCGCGCCGGGTCTTCGCCACCTTCGCCGGAGTTGCTGCGGCCGCCGAGGCGGTTCATGGCGATGGCCAGCGCTTCATGCGCTTCCGGCGACAGCGCGCCGAGGCTGATGGCGGCGGTGTCGAAACGCGGGAACAGTTCGCTGGCCGGGGCGACCTCATCCAGCGGTACCGGCGAGGCCGCAGGCACCAGTTCCAGCAGGTCGCGCAGCGCCGACGGCGGCCGCGCATGCACGGCATCGCAATACTGCTGCCACGCACGCGGGTCACCACTGCGCGCGGCGCGCTGCAGCGTGGTCACCACGTCCGGGTTGTACATGTGGTACTCGCCGCCATGCACATACTTCAGCAGGCCACCGACATCGACGCCCTGCTGGGCATCCCAGGCCTGTGCGCACAGTTCGCGTGCATCGGCATCCAGGCGGGCGAAACCGGCGCCCCCGATGCGCGAGGCGGTATCGGGGAAGCACAGATCGACCACCTCCGGTTCCAGGCCGATGATCTCGAACAGCTGCGCGCCGCGGTAGCTGGCCACGGTACAGATGCCCATCTTCGAGATGATCTTCGACAGGCCCTTGTAGACGCCCTTGCGGTAGCGGCGGCCGATCTGCGACTGTTCGCCGCCCTTGCTGAGCTTGAGGATGCCGCGACGGCCCAGGTCGAACAGGGTCTGGTAGGCCAGGTACGGGTAAACGGCGGTGGCACCGAAGCCAAGCAGGCAGGCCATGTGGTGCGGGTCGCGCGCGGTGCCGGTTTCGACGATGAGATTGACGTCGCAGCGCAGGCCCAGGCGCGAGAGATGGTGGTGGATGGCGCTGGTGGCCAGCAGGGCGTGCACCATCGGCCGTCCGGCCACCGGGTAACGGTCGGACAGCAGCAGCATGACCATGCCGTCGCGGGCGGCCTGTTCGGCTTCGCTGCAGATACGCTCGATGCCGGCACGCAGGCCTTCGTCCTCGCTGTAGGACAGGTCGAGCAGGCGGTTGGCCTGCACGTACTGGTCCATCTTCAGCAGCTGGCGCAGCTTGCGCTGGCTCAGCACCGGCGAATTGAGGATGACGTGGTTCACCGTCTCCGGGCCGGCATGGAAGATGTTGGTCTCCTTGCCGAGCTGGGTGGACAGGGACATCGCGCAGTCTTCGCGCAGCGGGTCGATGGGCGGGTTTGTGACCTGCGCGAACGCCTGGCGGAAATAGTCGTACAGCGGGCGGCTGCGCTGGCTGAGCACGGCCATCGGCGTGTCATCGCCCATCGAGCCGGTGGCTTCCTGCTCGGTCTCGGCCAGCGGCCGCAGCACCTGCTCCACTTCCTCGCTGCTGAGCTGGTACAGCTTGTGGTAACTGCGCAGGGTGCCTTCGTCGAAGGGTTCTTCCACCAGCGAGGGGTCGATCAGTTCGGTCTGCAGGTAGGTGACCCCCTGCTGCAGCCACTGCTTGTAAGGCGCGCGGCCACGGTTGATGCGGTCGATGGCCTCCGAATCGAGCAGGTCACCGCGCTTGAGGTCGATGGCGATCATCTCGCCCGGGCCGAGCTTGCCCTTGCGCACCACGCGTTCGGTCGGCACTTCCCATACACCCGCCTCGGAGGCGACCAGGAAATGGCGGTCGGCGGTCAGCATCCAGCGCGCCGGACGCAGGCCATTGCGGTCCAGCGTACACACGGCGTAGCGGTTGTCGCAGGCGACGATGCCGGCCGGGCCGTCCCACGGCTCGCTGTTAAGGCCATGGAATTCGTAGAACGCGGCCAGGTCCGGATCCTTGAATTCCAGCGACTGGGTGGCCGGCGGCACCAGGATGCGCAGCGCCTGGATCAGCTCCATGCCACCGGACACCATCAGTTCCAGCATGTTGTCCAGGCTCTGCGAATCGGAGCCGTGCATGGAGATGACCGGATCGAACTCGGCGATGTCGAAGCGCGGGGTCTTCCACACCTTGCTGCGCGCCTGCGCCCAGCGGCGGTTGCCTTCGATGGTGTTGATCTCGCCGTTGTGGGCGAGCATGCGGAACGGATGCGCCAGCGGCCAGCGCGGCAGCGTGTTGGTGGAGAAGCGCTGGTGGAACACGATGGCACTGGAAGCCAGTTCGCGGCGCTGCAGGTCCGGGAAGAAGCGGCTCAGCTTGTCCGGCAGCACCATGCCCTTGTAGCTGATCGCGTTGGGGCTGAGGGTGGTGACGTAGAAATCGGCGTGTCCGCGCAGCTGCTGTTCGCTGCGGCGGCGGGCCAGGAACAGGGCCAGCGCGAAGCCGCCATCGTCCTGGCCGACACCGGCATCGACGAACACCTGTTCGATGCGCGGCAGCGTATCGCGGGCCAGCTGGCCGCAGACGCTGTCGTCGGTCGGCACGTCGCGCCAGCCGGCCACCTTGCAGCCCACCGCTTCCACCTGCGCCTGCAGCTGGCTACGGCAGGCCTGGGCGGCGTCGGCGTCGTGCGGCAGGAACACCAGGCCGGCAGCGAAGCGCGCGCCGACGGCAATGCCGGCTTCGGCAGCCAGCAGTTTCAGGAACGCATCGGGACGGCGCAGCAGCAGGCCGCAACCATCGCCGGTGAGGCCGTCGGCGGCCACGCCGCCACGGTGGGTCATGCGCGACAGCGCGGCAATGGCGGTGTCGACCAGCAGGCGTGAGGGCTGATCGTCAAGCTGGGCGACCATGCCGAAGCCACAGGCATCGCGCTCGGAGCGCGGGTCGTAAAGCCCTTGGCGGTTGCGGGGGGCCATCTCTACCTCGATGCGTAATGAAATGAGCAGGGACACTCGTGCCCGCTCATTCCCTGGAGCGCATCATGAGGCCACCGGATGCCTCGACTAGATCACAGTTGTTGCAACGCCGCAATACACGGTTGCGCGTGCAACCAAAACGCCGGCAAACCCTTGCCGGCGCTGGCTTTCAGTCAACCGCAGCGCGCACCGCTGACCAGGCCCTTTTCATCCACTTCGATGTTCAGGCGGTCGCCCAGGAACTCCATGGTGGCCATGTCGTTGGGCTTCAGCACGCGCACCTGGGTGGCGGCGGCATCTTCCTGGGCCTGCTTGCCCAGTGCGTCGGTGTAGGTCTGCCCGACCAGGCTCTGCACCTGGCTGGCATCGCAGTTGCCGGCCGGCGGTGCTTCGGTGGCCTTGCCGGCTTCATCGGCCGGGGCCTTGGCGGCTTCGGCGGCCTGCTGGGCGTGGGCGGTGGCCGAATCCTGCTCGTCCAGCGCCGGCGCCTGGCAGGCGGACAACGCCAGCACGGCCGGCAGCAGCAGGGCGGAGAGCGAACGGGCGCGAATGTGGAACGGCATCATGACTCCGGAACGGAAGGGACTGTGAAGACCTGAGCATAGCCGCCCGTGGCCGCTCACGTGTTTGTCTTGCGTTATTGACGTGGCCACGCCGCGCTGAACGCCACACTGGTGCCATGTCCTCTGCCCCCACCCCCGAACGACAGGCCGCGCGCGCGGCGGGCCTGCGCTATGTCGATGACACCCAGCCCGGCTTCAGCCGGCGCCGCGCAGGCCAGGGCTTTGCCTACCGTGATGCCGATGGGCACCCGGTGCGCGATGCCGCCACCCTGCAGCGCATCCGCGCGCTGGCCATCCCCCCGGCCTATACCGCCGTGTGGATCTGTGCCCATGCCAATGGCCACCTGCAGGCGACCGGCCGCGATGCGCGCGGGCGCAAGCAGTACCGCTACCACGCTGACTGGGCGGCGGTGCGCGATTCAGGCAAGTTCGATCGCACCATCGCTTTCGGCGAAGCATTGCCGGGACTGCGGCGCCGGCTCAGCCGCGATCTCAAGCAGCGCGGTTTCCCGCGGGACAAGGTGCTGGCCGTGGTGGTCGCGCTGCTGGCCGACACCCTGGTGCGGGTGGGCAATGAAACCTATGCCAAAGAGAACAAGTCGTTTGGCCTGACCACGCTGCGCAACCGCCATCTGGACCTTCTGCGAGGCGGGCGCGTGCGCATGCGTTTCCGTGGCAAATCCGGGCAGCTGCACGAGGTGACTGTGGGCGACCGCCGGCTGGGCACGCTGGTGCGCGGCGTGCAGCAGCTGCCGGGGCAGGCGCTGTTCCAGTACCGCGACGACGAGGGGGTCATCCAACCGGTCGATTCCGGGGCGGTGAATGACTACCTGCGCGAGGTGATGGGCGAGGATTTCACCGCCAAGGATTTCCGCACCTGGGGTGGCACCCTGGCGGCGGTGCAGACCTTCGCCGCCACCGAACTGCCCGAACCGGCCAGCCAGCGTGCGCTGGCCAAGGCGCAGCGCGAGGTGGTGTGCCAGGTGGCCGCGCGGCTGGGCAACACGCCTGCCGTCTGCCGCAAGGCCTACATCGACCCCTGCGTGTTTGCCGGCTGGGAACGCGGCGAACTGAACGCGCTGGCGGGCCTGCGCGGCCCGCGGCAGTGGGAGCAGGCCACGCTGAAGGTGCTGCGCCGCGCACGGCGGCTGGCAAAGCGCAGTACGTGAGCCCTGCGTAGCGTCGAGCTTGCCCGTCGGCGGTTACCCGCAATAAATGGCGGTGATGTTGTTGGTCCGGCCGGTCTCGATGGTCAGGCGATCACCGCCTTCCTGCGC
Above is a genomic segment from Stenotrophomonas sp. ESTM1D_MKCIP4_1 containing:
- a CDS encoding ATP-binding protein; this encodes MSVAGCPDAAAARRHWRSGGVLLALLAALPVRADDCGGPLRLVHAADPSPATRGPPGPVHAGVAAVLAALHAQEVPLQVQAVPADRLAEGHLPPGTEAVLGWSRQQLPPQWPISTTYLDIPQVIVRRRDDPPILDLGGLRGQSVASPDPATLAPLLARQAPGALLLPPTPLETALRLLVAAQVDAVVANLVDVDHLLRQGHEPSLQVAAPAGFDDTLVLATTPACSRWLAIINSHLAAAPSVRATALAAREDAAPVQAAVPAPPWLRWLAAAVLALLGLGLVHALGYWRLHRETQRRRGLQQRLQEVSAGLPAVVYRARRSCRGEYSVPYIAGDVHALFGMSVDAARVDHRRLLAAVHPDDRGPVMAHVDAAALVRGPIDVTFRSRGRMGWRWVRSHGRPVACSDGDGSGVEWSGYWMDVTEAQMRASALNASRREAEQAVVAKAHFLASMSEQIGAPMNTVVGMLNDLAGTALDPRQRQLLATLEEAAIMLRQILDDVLDSERQQAGEPPCQAAPTDLPALLRGVQRLLAPLAASKGLHLQCVLDPALQAGTLVDGLRLRQILFNLAGNALKFTSHGGVELRLQVQRQDAAGQHVRLQVADTGVGISPARQRAVFAPYTQAEASITRRFGGSGLGLAICRELAAALGGDLQLHSIPGKGTTVSLALYLPACDAPPASAAQAVSPPVEAGSVGQ
- a CDS encoding FAD-dependent oxidoreductase produces the protein MSRKHAFQFLDLPRTMPQRIPVELRTSGDWGELYGKFGKEDAQYQAGRCLDCGNPYCSWKCPVHNAIPQWLQLVQENRIHEAATLCHSTNPLPEVCGRVCPQDRLCEGSCTLEEFGAVTIGAVEKYIVDTALATGWRPDLDAVQPTGQSVAVIGAGPAGLACADRLARAGITAVVYDRYEQIGGLLQFGIPSFKLDKDVIHRRREVLEGMGVQFRLGVEIGRDVSVQQLLDSHDAVFVGTGAYRYTDGGLDGQDLKGVLPALPFLVQNSRIVSGDDPKGRPIAGWEDTIALPDLNGKRVVVLGGGDTGMDCVRSAVRLGAAKVTCAYRRDEANMPGSAREVANAREEGVRFLFNRQPLSIEAGADDEVIGVTVVETRLGEPDANGRQNAVPIEGSESLLEADVVIIAFGFSPTLPAWLSEHGVEGQSNGRIVAGGKDRLPYQTAHPRLFAGGDAVRGADLVVTAVAEGRDAAASIVRLLAH
- the gltB gene encoding glutamate synthase large subunit, with amino-acid sequence MAPRNRQGLYDPRSERDACGFGMVAQLDDQPSRLLVDTAIAALSRMTHRGGVAADGLTGDGCGLLLRRPDAFLKLLAAEAGIAVGARFAAGLVFLPHDADAAQACRSQLQAQVEAVGCKVAGWRDVPTDDSVCGQLARDTLPRIEQVFVDAGVGQDDGGFALALFLARRRSEQQLRGHADFYVTTLSPNAISYKGMVLPDKLSRFFPDLQRRELASSAIVFHQRFSTNTLPRWPLAHPFRMLAHNGEINTIEGNRRWAQARSKVWKTPRFDIAEFDPVISMHGSDSQSLDNMLELMVSGGMELIQALRILVPPATQSLEFKDPDLAAFYEFHGLNSEPWDGPAGIVACDNRYAVCTLDRNGLRPARWMLTADRHFLVASEAGVWEVPTERVVRKGKLGPGEMIAIDLKRGDLLDSEAIDRINRGRAPYKQWLQQGVTYLQTELIDPSLVEEPFDEGTLRSYHKLYQLSSEEVEQVLRPLAETEQEATGSMGDDTPMAVLSQRSRPLYDYFRQAFAQVTNPPIDPLREDCAMSLSTQLGKETNIFHAGPETVNHVILNSPVLSQRKLRQLLKMDQYVQANRLLDLSYSEDEGLRAGIERICSEAEQAARDGMVMLLLSDRYPVAGRPMVHALLATSAIHHHLSRLGLRCDVNLIVETGTARDPHHMACLLGFGATAVYPYLAYQTLFDLGRRGILKLSKGGEQSQIGRRYRKGVYKGLSKIISKMGICTVASYRGAQLFEIIGLEPEVVDLCFPDTASRIGGAGFARLDADARELCAQAWDAQQGVDVGGLLKYVHGGEYHMYNPDVVTTLQRAARSGDPRAWQQYCDAVHARPPSALRDLLELVPAASPVPLDEVAPASELFPRFDTAAISLGALSPEAHEALAIAMNRLGGRSNSGEGGEDPARYGTQRRSKIKQVASGRFGVTAEYLVNAEVLQIKVAQGAKPGEGGQLPGHKVNELIARLRYAKPGIGLISPPPHHDIYSIEDLAQLIYDLKQVNPTALVSVKLVSHAGVGTIAAGVVKAGADLITISGHDGGTGASPVSSIRYAGVPWELGVAEAHQALLANDLRGRTLLQTDGGLKTGLDVVKAALLGADSFGFGTAPMIVLGCKYLRICHLNNCATGVATQDDRLRENHFTGQPERVENFFRLLAEEVRGWLSYLGARSLEEIVGRTDLLRQIEAAPRDGVRVDLSRLLADARYEGSHCAAQRLYESPDSLATQMDGLLAPAIEHKRGGEHRFLIHNTDRSIGTRLAGAVARAHGNQGMAEAPLELRFRGSAGQSFGAFNVGGLHLEVEGEANDYVGKGMAGGRLVVRPPRGARFEARSTAIIGNTCLYGATGGELFAAGRAGERFAVRNSGALAVVEGAGDHCCEYMTDGVVLVLGKVGLNFGAGFTGGLAYVLDVDRDFVDRYNHELIDIHRVSAEGFENYRQHLHRLIGRHRELTGSIWAQQILDEFRDYIGKFWLVKPKAASIESLTETLRRAA
- a CDS encoding I78 family peptidase inhibitor → MPFHIRARSLSALLLPAVLALSACQAPALDEQDSATAHAQQAAEAAKAPADEAGKATEAPPAGNCDASQVQSLVGQTYTDALGKQAQEDAAATQVRVLKPNDMATMEFLGDRLNIEVDEKGLVSGARCG
- a CDS encoding DNA topoisomerase IB, with the protein product MSSAPTPERQAARAAGLRYVDDTQPGFSRRRAGQGFAYRDADGHPVRDAATLQRIRALAIPPAYTAVWICAHANGHLQATGRDARGRKQYRYHADWAAVRDSGKFDRTIAFGEALPGLRRRLSRDLKQRGFPRDKVLAVVVALLADTLVRVGNETYAKENKSFGLTTLRNRHLDLLRGGRVRMRFRGKSGQLHEVTVGDRRLGTLVRGVQQLPGQALFQYRDDEGVIQPVDSGAVNDYLREVMGEDFTAKDFRTWGGTLAAVQTFAATELPEPASQRALAKAQREVVCQVAARLGNTPAVCRKAYIDPCVFAGWERGELNALAGLRGPRQWEQATLKVLRRARRLAKRST